Proteins from one Oenanthe melanoleuca isolate GR-GAL-2019-014 chromosome 1, OMel1.0, whole genome shotgun sequence genomic window:
- the MRPL57 gene encoding ribosomal protein 63, mitochondrial isoform X1, which yields MVWLRGGSCAGPLGLRDPCGSCPTRLFCDSLKLMKCETWALTGLGLMNRLTKSTCVKSKRHWAFPAPYSQRVGAFRLRTWSNSGDCFDLPTRFPFGQDTRLGKMFLTTVLLRKRIPGKQWIGKYRRPREVTISMKQAMIRRLEIEAENEYWLSQPYLTQEQEYKHNAEERRAKWEAFKSLKQARFPEHRYISDHLNHLNVSKKWTC from the exons ATGGTGTGGCTCCGGGGGGGGTCGTGTGCAGGGCCGCTTGGACTCcgtgatccttgtgggtcctgTCCAACTCgcctattctgtgattccctaAAGCTGATGAAATGCGAAACCTGGGCATTAACGGGTTTGGGACTAATGAACAGGTTAACGAAGAGCACTTGTGTAAAGTCTAAACGTCACTGGGCCTTTCCTGCCCCTTACAGCCAGCGTGTTGGCGCTTTCCGCTTACGCACTTGGTCTAATTCAGGAGATTGTTTTGATCTACCAACCAGATTTCCTTTTGGTCAGGATACAAGACTAG gcaaaatgtttttaacaaCAGTATTACTGCGGAAGAGAATTCCTGGAAAACAATGGATTGGGAAGTACAGGCGACCGAGAGAGGTTACCATTTCGATGAAGCAAGCAATGATCCGAAGGTTGGAAATCGAAGCAGAGAATGAATATTGGCTCAGCCAACCTTACCTGACACAGGAACAGGAATACAAACACAACGCAGAAGAGAGACGTGCCAAGTGGGAAGCTTTCAAAAGCCTGAAACAAGCCAGGTTTCCTGAGCACAGATACATCAGCGATCATTTAAACCACTTAAATGTGTCAAAGAAATGGACATGTTGA
- the MRPL57 gene encoding ribosomal protein 63, mitochondrial isoform X2, translating to MFLTTVLLRKRIPGKQWIGKYRRPREVTISMKQAMIRRLEIEAENEYWLSQPYLTQEQEYKHNAEERRAKWEAFKSLKQARFPEHRYISDHLNHLNVSKKWTC from the coding sequence atgtttttaacaaCAGTATTACTGCGGAAGAGAATTCCTGGAAAACAATGGATTGGGAAGTACAGGCGACCGAGAGAGGTTACCATTTCGATGAAGCAAGCAATGATCCGAAGGTTGGAAATCGAAGCAGAGAATGAATATTGGCTCAGCCAACCTTACCTGACACAGGAACAGGAATACAAACACAACGCAGAAGAGAGACGTGCCAAGTGGGAAGCTTTCAAAAGCCTGAAACAAGCCAGGTTTCCTGAGCACAGATACATCAGCGATCATTTAAACCACTTAAATGTGTCAAAGAAATGGACATGTTGA